One genomic window of Acidobacteriota bacterium includes the following:
- the argG gene encoding argininosuccinate synthase — MRVVLAFSGGLDTTFCAAWLRRERGAEVVTVTVDTGGTGREEREAIALRAREAGAAEHREIDARQAVFDRFIAHLIRGNVLRGEVYPLSVAAERTQQAIEVARVARELGADAVAHGSTGAGNDQVRFDVAFRCLLPGVPILTPVRDLGLAREDAVAYLEKAGIPAPPSRGLYSVNRGLWGTTIGGGWTHDPWKPPPEDAWDGVGDAGPCEVVVGWEEGLPVSLDGRPLRGPELVEELAELTRARGIGRGIHVGETVLGIKGRIGFEAGAAVVLIAAHRELEKLCLTRWQAFWKDHLARFYGDRLHEGQAFDPVMRDIEAMIASSQRHVCGETRVRLEPGRFAVNGARSPRSLMAPDVARYGETHHLWDGSEARAFAKLAAIPSILAARRDERRAGAEEDRPWPTPYA, encoded by the coding sequence ATGCGGGTCGTGCTCGCCTTCTCCGGAGGACTGGACACCACCTTCTGCGCCGCCTGGCTCCGGCGGGAGCGCGGGGCCGAGGTCGTCACCGTGACGGTCGACACCGGCGGCACCGGCCGGGAGGAGCGCGAGGCGATCGCGCTCCGCGCGCGGGAGGCGGGAGCGGCCGAGCACCGTGAGATCGATGCCCGGCAGGCTGTCTTCGACCGCTTCATCGCCCACCTCATCCGGGGCAACGTGCTGCGCGGGGAGGTCTACCCGCTCTCCGTCGCCGCCGAGAGAACCCAGCAGGCGATCGAGGTGGCCCGCGTCGCGAGGGAGCTGGGGGCCGACGCCGTCGCTCACGGCTCGACCGGGGCGGGAAACGACCAGGTCCGCTTCGACGTCGCCTTCCGGTGCCTCCTCCCGGGCGTGCCCATCCTCACGCCGGTGCGCGACCTCGGCCTCGCCCGGGAGGATGCGGTGGCCTACCTCGAGAAGGCCGGCATCCCGGCGCCGCCGTCACGGGGCTTGTACTCCGTCAACCGCGGACTGTGGGGAACGACGATCGGCGGCGGCTGGACGCACGATCCCTGGAAACCCCCTCCCGAGGACGCCTGGGACGGCGTCGGCGACGCCGGCCCGTGCGAGGTGGTCGTCGGCTGGGAAGAGGGTTTGCCCGTCTCGCTCGACGGCCGGCCCCTCCGCGGACCCGAACTGGTCGAGGAACTCGCAGAGCTCACCCGCGCGAGGGGCATCGGCCGCGGGATCCATGTCGGCGAGACCGTCCTCGGGATCAAGGGACGGATCGGGTTCGAGGCGGGCGCGGCGGTCGTGCTGATCGCGGCGCACCGCGAGCTGGAGAAGCTCTGCCTCACCCGGTGGCAGGCGTTCTGGAAGGACCACCTGGCCCGCTTCTACGGAGACCGTCTTCACGAGGGCCAGGCTTTCGATCCGGTGATGCGGGACATCGAGGCGATGATCGCGAGTTCGCAGCGGCACGTCTGCGGCGAAACCCGCGTCCGTCTCGAGCCGGGCCGGTTCGCGGTGAACGGGGCCCGGAGCCCGCGCTCGCTGATGGCCCCCGACGTCGCACGCTACGGCGAAACCCACCACCTCTGGGACGGTTCCGAGGCGAGAGCGTTCGCCAAGCTCGCGGCGATCCCGTCGATCCTGGCAGCCCGGCGCGACGAGCGGCGGGCCGGCGCCGAGGAGGACAGGCCATGGCCGACACCGTACGCGTAA